A stretch of the Archangium violaceum genome encodes the following:
- a CDS encoding two-component system sensor histidine kinase NtrB yields MANTTTHEPSPSPKPFEPRGQARLSVASRSWILARLDALLSESLRRAEPADRVRYRVMVGAACFLTLANALFILRSLQLRTVPYAALLAGIGYLGTLVLARRARTPTAPAMLLLVTLSIGLVGSIFVNKKPTGGEHAVNMLLPILAVYLVGPRRGLPITLLVFATVGLAHPYYRLQIGIDPSAFTAGNIWFGHLFAGICLLGAWGLSALHSTARNAAQASLERTLRELRDSESKLNSVLESTDDIVVSVDPQGRVITANSAAKLAYQRAGIVLEPGLPLFQNETPERRAEWEARLAQVLQGQRLRIEQVYGSEGSRIVMDISLHPIVGADGRVVGVTLFGHDVTARREAETRLGEMHRTLVDVSRQAGMAEVATGVLHNVGNTLNSVNISTSLVTERLRKSRISGLTKAAQLLREHASDIPSFLARDPQGQKLPAYLIALSDQLQEERDGMIQEMHALGESLEHIKSIVSMQQKHARTAGAVEQVAVPQLINEALRLHAVSFERLGIRVDRDYAEVPLIYVDRHKLLQILINLMGNARHALVESPRQDKCLGIHVRLSPSGEQLHIEVADNGVGIAPENLGRMFTQGFTTKKTGHGFGLHISALAAAEMKGRLTCTSPGPGQGATFTLELPMEAQA; encoded by the coding sequence ATGGCGAACACCACGACCCACGAGCCCTCTCCCTCCCCCAAGCCATTCGAGCCTCGAGGACAGGCCCGCCTGTCCGTGGCGAGCCGCTCATGGATCCTGGCCCGGCTGGACGCCCTGCTCTCGGAGTCCCTGCGGCGGGCCGAGCCCGCGGATCGCGTCCGCTACCGGGTCATGGTCGGTGCCGCCTGCTTCCTGACCCTGGCCAATGCGCTGTTCATCCTGCGGTCCCTCCAACTGCGCACCGTCCCGTACGCGGCCCTCCTCGCCGGCATCGGCTACCTGGGGACACTGGTGCTGGCACGCAGGGCCCGCACTCCCACGGCGCCGGCGATGCTCCTGCTGGTGACCCTGAGCATCGGGCTGGTGGGGTCCATCTTCGTGAACAAGAAACCCACCGGTGGCGAGCATGCCGTGAACATGCTGCTGCCCATCCTCGCCGTGTACCTGGTGGGGCCGCGCCGGGGGCTGCCCATCACCCTCCTGGTGTTCGCGACAGTGGGGCTGGCCCACCCGTACTACCGATTACAGATTGGCATCGACCCCAGCGCCTTCACCGCCGGGAACATCTGGTTCGGCCACCTCTTCGCGGGCATCTGCCTCCTGGGCGCTTGGGGACTGAGCGCGCTGCACAGCACCGCGCGCAACGCGGCGCAGGCCTCGCTCGAGCGGACGCTGAGGGAGCTCCGGGACAGCGAGAGCAAGCTCAACAGCGTCCTCGAGAGCACCGACGACATCGTGGTCTCGGTGGATCCCCAGGGGCGCGTGATCACCGCGAACTCGGCCGCGAAGCTCGCCTACCAGCGCGCGGGCATCGTGCTCGAGCCGGGGCTGCCGCTCTTCCAGAATGAGACGCCCGAGCGGCGCGCGGAATGGGAGGCACGGCTGGCCCAGGTGCTCCAGGGCCAGCGCCTGCGCATCGAGCAGGTGTATGGGAGCGAGGGCTCCCGCATCGTGATGGACATCAGCCTGCATCCCATTGTGGGAGCGGACGGCCGGGTGGTGGGCGTGACGCTCTTCGGCCACGACGTCACCGCCCGCCGGGAGGCCGAGACGCGGCTGGGGGAGATGCACCGCACCCTGGTGGACGTCTCGCGTCAGGCGGGCATGGCCGAGGTCGCCACTGGCGTGCTCCACAACGTGGGCAACACCCTCAACAGCGTCAACATCTCCACGAGCCTCGTCACCGAGCGGCTCCGCAAGTCCCGCATCTCCGGCCTGACCAAGGCCGCCCAGCTCCTGCGCGAGCATGCCTCCGACATCCCCTCCTTCCTCGCCCGGGATCCGCAGGGCCAGAAGCTTCCGGCCTACCTCATCGCCCTGTCGGACCAGCTCCAGGAGGAGCGTGACGGCATGATCCAGGAGATGCACGCCCTGGGTGAAAGCCTCGAGCACATCAAGTCCATCGTCAGCATGCAGCAGAAGCACGCGCGGACCGCGGGCGCCGTGGAGCAGGTGGCCGTGCCGCAGCTCATCAACGAGGCGTTGCGCCTGCACGCCGTCTCCTTCGAGCGCCTGGGCATCCGCGTGGATCGCGACTACGCCGAGGTTCCCCTCATCTACGTCGACCGGCACAAGCTGCTGCAGATCCTCATCAACCTGATGGGCAACGCGCGGCATGCGCTGGTGGAGAGCCCGAGGCAGGACAAGTGCCTGGGCATCCACGTCCGGCTCTCGCCCTCGGGGGAGCAGCTGCACATCGAGGTGGCCGACAACGGCGTCGGCATCGCTCCGGAGAACCTGGGGCGCATGTTCACCCAGGGTTTCACCACCAAGAAGACGGGCCATGGCTTCGGCCTGCACATCAGCGCCCTGGCCGCCGCGGAGATGAAGGGCCGGCTCACCTGCACCAGCCCGGGCCCCGGTCAGGGCGCCACCTTCACGCTCGAGCTGCCGATGGAGGCCCAGGCCTGA
- a CDS encoding cupin domain-containing protein — translation MREGLIIGDLEDPSVVYGVHGTRGLSQWKCLARRAGLFGAWEAVEWAWIPPGGVSGEHVHTRTEEIYFILSGRGEMTLDGKRHPVGPGNLILTGLGTTHGLRNVGDEGLGWLVIEVMSPATAAALRGSGSPDVPSRTQTQRGGSDVPNAVVLNLRQTYEVNPRTVFTGPLRSIRLVDLKPGQRAELSAEGEEHTLFALRGSGEISSGGATVPLKYGVSVTLPLGTGMSVTAGEDGLEYFLASLEVPGGGAR, via the coding sequence ATGCGTGAGGGGCTGATCATCGGAGATCTCGAGGATCCCTCCGTGGTGTACGGCGTGCACGGCACCAGGGGGCTCTCCCAGTGGAAGTGCCTGGCGCGGCGGGCCGGATTGTTCGGCGCGTGGGAGGCCGTCGAGTGGGCCTGGATTCCCCCGGGCGGCGTCAGCGGGGAGCACGTGCACACCCGCACCGAGGAGATCTACTTCATCCTCTCCGGCCGCGGAGAGATGACGCTCGACGGCAAGCGGCACCCGGTGGGCCCGGGCAACCTCATCCTGACGGGACTCGGGACCACGCACGGCCTGCGCAACGTCGGAGACGAGGGCCTGGGCTGGCTGGTGATCGAAGTGATGAGCCCGGCCACCGCGGCGGCGTTGCGCGGCTCGGGCTCCCCGGATGTCCCCAGCAGAACCCAAACCCAACGAGGAGGAAGCGACGTGCCGAACGCCGTGGTTCTCAACCTGCGACAGACCTACGAAGTCAATCCACGCACCGTCTTCACCGGCCCCCTGCGCAGCATCCGCCTGGTGGACCTGAAGCCCGGACAGCGGGCGGAGCTGTCCGCGGAGGGCGAGGAGCATACCCTGTTCGCGCTCCGCGGCTCCGGGGAGATCTCCTCGGGAGGGGCGACCGTGCCCCTGAAGTACGGCGTCTCCGTCACGCTTCCCCTGGGGACCGGTATGTCCGTCACCGCCGGGGAGGACGGACTGGAGTACTTCCTGGCGAGCCTCGAAGTGCCGGGAGGTGGAGCGCGATGA
- a CDS encoding VOC family protein, which yields MSRTTKGIPGARAVHHVAETVPNLDQAVNFFVNVLGAELLYRSGPVEDKTGDWMTRHLNVHPRASTHIAMLRFGPSTNLELFEYTAPGQRQQLPRNSDWGGHHLAIGVENVDAAVDYLRSVPGVKILGEPQTITEGPIAGDRWVYFLTPWGMQMEVLHMPQGMPYEKDTDARLFDPSEPWDSR from the coding sequence ATGAGCCGTACCACCAAGGGCATTCCCGGCGCGCGCGCCGTCCACCACGTCGCCGAGACCGTTCCCAACCTCGATCAGGCGGTCAACTTCTTCGTCAACGTCCTCGGGGCCGAGCTGCTGTACCGGAGCGGTCCCGTCGAGGACAAGACGGGCGACTGGATGACCCGCCACCTCAACGTGCACCCCCGCGCCTCGACGCACATCGCCATGCTCCGGTTCGGGCCCTCCACCAACCTCGAGCTGTTCGAGTACACCGCGCCCGGCCAGCGGCAGCAGCTCCCGCGCAACAGCGACTGGGGCGGCCACCACCTGGCGATCGGCGTCGAGAACGTGGATGCCGCGGTCGACTACCTCCGGTCGGTGCCCGGCGTGAAGATCCTCGGCGAGCCCCAGACCATCACCGAGGGGCCCATCGCCGGAGACCGCTGGGTCTACTTCCTGACCCCGTGGGGCATGCAGATGGAGGTCCTCCACATGCCCCAGGGCATGCCGTACGAGAAGGACACGGACGCCCGCCTGTTCGATCCGAGCGAGCCCTGGGACTCCCGGTAG
- a CDS encoding sugar phosphate isomerase/epimerase family protein — protein MAETTSQGPRIQGALMMPFSNVRHLSYAEQLEATRLAGFGQLSMHPHQARAELERRTAEEMLKMAADAGVELTRLDPLSNWNPLWLPTNMDAQYVRDFDIPASQFFELCEALQIRYASVNATFAAGVYTHDEVVEHFAAAARRAAESGVILDLENIPLWGVRTVRDAWSIVADSGDADAGIVFDTLHYVRSGSTPEMLREVPGERIHVVQLNDGPLSLPPGVTLETNCFERDWPGEGEFPLVELLQILAEKDALRQVNPEVFSPTNDGRSPAEIARLSRESLQRTLADAGVA, from the coding sequence ATGGCTGAGACGACTTCGCAGGGTCCCCGGATCCAGGGGGCCCTGATGATGCCCTTCTCCAACGTGCGACACCTGTCGTACGCCGAGCAGTTGGAGGCCACTCGTCTTGCCGGCTTCGGCCAGCTGTCGATGCACCCCCACCAGGCTCGAGCCGAGCTCGAGCGCCGGACGGCGGAGGAGATGCTCAAGATGGCCGCCGACGCCGGCGTCGAGCTCACCCGGCTCGACCCGCTCAGCAACTGGAACCCGCTGTGGCTGCCCACGAACATGGATGCGCAGTACGTGCGGGACTTCGACATCCCGGCCTCGCAGTTCTTCGAGCTCTGCGAGGCGCTGCAGATCCGTTATGCGAGCGTGAACGCCACCTTCGCCGCGGGCGTGTATACCCACGACGAGGTGGTCGAGCACTTCGCTGCGGCGGCCCGACGCGCTGCGGAGAGCGGTGTCATCCTCGATCTGGAGAATATACCCTTGTGGGGTGTGCGAACGGTCCGTGACGCCTGGTCGATCGTCGCCGACTCCGGGGATGCCGACGCGGGCATCGTCTTCGACACGCTTCACTATGTCCGCAGCGGCTCGACGCCCGAGATGCTTCGCGAGGTTCCCGGTGAGCGCATCCACGTCGTCCAGCTCAACGACGGCCCGCTGTCACTGCCGCCCGGCGTGACGTTGGAGACCAACTGCTTCGAGCGCGACTGGCCGGGCGAGGGCGAGTTCCCGCTGGTCGAACTCTTGCAGATCCTTGCCGAGAAGGACGCGCTGAGGCAGGTCAACCCGGAGGTCTTCTCTCCGACGAACGACGGTCGGTCGCCCGCGGAGATCGCGCGGCTCTCTCGCGAATCGCTCCAGCGGACACTCGCCGATGCCGGTGTCGCCTGA
- a CDS encoding cupin domain-containing protein has product MIRRTVAAWDESARTRTAGVQWLVNRELIPEALGMLMVQELSGGTRLPAHSLPGAESVTFLLSGKGDWLTEGGGTWQLTPGEGVFNPPGTRRSFETEKDRNAVLLVVYGGTNDPRDALPHAVNGGGCGCRISRMADHGKHSPLGEAGGFIDMGVHWLATSQTVGTRSVVVATSTFTPGGSHQLHRHPNADEFFLVLQGGGQHLTKDGPVRLNPGDLAYIPAGEWHGFQTDPGVTTRTVYGYLGAGSLAQAGYELLEEET; this is encoded by the coding sequence ATGATCCGGCGAACCGTCGCGGCCTGGGACGAGTCCGCGCGGACGCGGACCGCGGGCGTGCAGTGGCTGGTCAACCGGGAGCTCATCCCGGAGGCGCTCGGGATGCTGATGGTCCAGGAGCTGTCCGGGGGCACCCGGTTGCCGGCGCACAGCCTGCCCGGAGCCGAGTCGGTCACCTTCCTGCTGTCGGGCAAGGGGGACTGGCTCACGGAAGGCGGGGGCACCTGGCAGCTGACTCCCGGAGAGGGTGTGTTCAACCCACCGGGGACCCGCCGGTCCTTCGAGACAGAGAAGGACCGGAACGCGGTGCTCCTGGTTGTGTACGGGGGCACCAACGATCCCCGGGACGCGTTGCCCCACGCGGTGAACGGCGGCGGGTGTGGCTGCCGCATCTCCCGGATGGCGGACCACGGCAAGCACAGCCCCCTGGGCGAGGCCGGTGGCTTCATCGACATGGGCGTGCACTGGCTGGCGACCTCGCAGACGGTCGGTACCCGCTCGGTGGTCGTGGCCACCTCGACCTTCACCCCGGGAGGCAGCCACCAGCTCCACCGGCACCCGAATGCCGATGAGTTCTTCCTGGTGCTGCAAGGGGGCGGACAACACCTCACGAAGGACGGCCCGGTGCGGTTGAACCCGGGCGACCTGGCCTACATCCCGGCCGGCGAATGGCACGGGTTCCAGACCGATCCCGGCGTCACCACCCGGACCGTCTACGGCTACCTGGGCGCGGGGAGCCTCGCCCAGGCCGGCTACGAACTGTTGGAGGAAGAGACATGA
- a CDS encoding zinc-dependent alcohol dehydrogenase, with protein sequence MSTIQPSTWPEGTMSAVAITAPGRVELTRIPIPGPRPDEVLIRPAYVGLCGTDLELLHGKASYLQDGRAHFPLVFGHEWCGRVVAVGEDVKGISVSNRVVGQTMVPCGLCRMCQRGQRQHCERLVEVGLYGLQGAAAEYIRMPMRSLTVLPDALSDLSAAFIEPAVTVVGGFDKAGCGLEDEVAVVGTGTIGLLAVQLASRMARSVDAIGIDEAGLKLAAACGARRTLRPDQARNGSYSLVIEASGSSRAFMRSIELTETGGRVAVVGVANDPVAGFAPGELVLRGIDLLGIRHGLDYYDRTIQLFVDGVLDAKPLIAGVLPPEQAGHAFELLAHGRSGPPKVLLNFNDDRRES encoded by the coding sequence ATGAGTACGATTCAACCAAGCACCTGGCCGGAAGGCACGATGAGCGCGGTGGCCATCACGGCGCCGGGGCGTGTCGAGCTCACGCGGATTCCAATCCCCGGACCCCGGCCGGACGAAGTGCTGATCCGCCCCGCGTATGTCGGGCTGTGCGGCACGGATCTGGAGCTGCTGCACGGCAAGGCCTCGTACCTGCAGGACGGCAGGGCCCACTTCCCGCTGGTGTTCGGCCACGAGTGGTGCGGCCGGGTGGTCGCCGTGGGCGAGGACGTGAAGGGGATCTCCGTGAGCAACCGCGTGGTGGGCCAGACCATGGTTCCCTGCGGGCTGTGCCGGATGTGCCAGCGCGGCCAGCGGCAACACTGCGAGCGGCTGGTGGAGGTCGGCCTCTACGGACTGCAGGGCGCCGCGGCCGAGTACATCCGCATGCCCATGCGCTCGCTCACCGTGTTGCCGGACGCCCTCTCCGACCTGAGCGCCGCGTTCATCGAGCCGGCGGTCACCGTGGTGGGCGGCTTCGACAAGGCCGGCTGCGGACTGGAGGACGAGGTCGCGGTGGTGGGCACCGGAACGATCGGTCTGCTCGCCGTGCAGCTCGCCTCGCGGATGGCGCGGAGCGTGGATGCGATCGGCATCGACGAGGCGGGGCTGAAGCTGGCCGCCGCCTGCGGGGCCCGGCGCACGCTGCGGCCGGATCAAGCCCGGAACGGCTCGTACTCGCTGGTCATCGAGGCCTCCGGTTCCTCGCGAGCGTTCATGCGGAGCATCGAGCTCACCGAGACCGGTGGTCGGGTCGCGGTGGTCGGCGTGGCGAACGATCCAGTGGCCGGTTTCGCTCCCGGAGAGCTCGTCCTGCGAGGGATCGATCTCCTCGGCATCCGGCATGGCCTGGACTACTACGACCGGACGATCCAGCTCTTCGTCGACGGCGTGCTGGACGCGAAGCCGCTGATCGCCGGAGTGCTTCCTCCGGAGCAGGCCGGACACGCCTTCGAGCTGCTCGCGCACGGCCGCTCGGGTCCCCCCAAGGTGCTGCTGAACTTCAACGACGATCGGAGGGAGTCATGA
- a CDS encoding sedoheptulose 7-phosphate cyclase: MNQDMSRTWIVSAALPVHYQVRVVDGLLDPNNRALLEAGATQRSGPLRRLVVIDALVDRLYGVQLRHYLHHHGVKYQIVTLPISETDKTMESVFAVVKGINEFGLSRRHEPIIAIGGGVLMDIVGLAASLYRRSTPYVRVPTTLIGLVDAGVGAKTGVNHSSHKNRLGTYFPAKDTLLDRSFLRTLDTRHIVNGLAEILKIALIKDRTLFELLERHGTTLIEERFQGRTPESDRAATQVIDRAITGMLEELELNLWEHKLERVVDYGHTFSPTVEMLALPELLHGEAVNIDMALTTILSVQRGLISIEERDRIFALMRKLELPVYHRLCEPSVLEEALADTVRHRDGLQRLPLAIGIGSACFVNDVQPSELREAISTLREMDSDSQLTLEAAHA; this comes from the coding sequence TTGAATCAAGACATGTCGCGGACCTGGATCGTCAGTGCGGCCCTGCCCGTCCACTATCAGGTGCGGGTGGTCGACGGCCTGCTCGACCCCAACAACCGGGCGCTGCTGGAGGCGGGCGCCACCCAACGGTCCGGCCCCCTCCGCAGACTCGTGGTGATCGACGCGCTCGTGGACCGCCTCTACGGGGTCCAGCTCCGTCACTACCTCCATCACCACGGCGTGAAGTACCAGATCGTCACGCTGCCCATCTCCGAGACGGACAAGACCATGGAGTCGGTCTTCGCCGTGGTGAAGGGCATCAACGAGTTCGGCCTCTCGCGCCGCCACGAGCCCATCATCGCCATCGGCGGCGGAGTGCTCATGGACATCGTCGGGCTCGCCGCGAGCCTCTACCGCCGCAGCACGCCGTATGTGCGGGTCCCCACCACGCTGATCGGCCTCGTGGACGCCGGCGTGGGCGCGAAGACGGGGGTCAACCACTCCTCGCACAAGAACCGGCTCGGGACGTACTTCCCCGCCAAGGACACGCTGCTCGATCGCAGCTTCCTGCGGACACTGGACACCCGGCACATCGTCAACGGCCTGGCGGAGATCCTGAAGATCGCCCTCATCAAGGATCGGACCCTGTTCGAGCTGCTCGAGCGCCACGGCACCACGCTCATCGAGGAGCGCTTCCAGGGAAGGACTCCCGAGAGCGATCGGGCGGCGACGCAGGTCATCGATCGCGCCATCACCGGGATGCTCGAGGAACTGGAGCTGAACCTGTGGGAGCACAAGCTGGAGCGGGTGGTCGACTACGGCCACACCTTCAGCCCCACCGTGGAGATGTTGGCGCTGCCGGAGCTGCTGCACGGCGAGGCGGTGAACATCGACATGGCGCTGACCACGATCCTCTCCGTGCAGCGCGGGCTCATCAGCATCGAGGAGCGGGATCGCATCTTCGCGCTCATGCGCAAGCTGGAGCTCCCCGTGTACCACCGGCTCTGCGAGCCCTCGGTGCTGGAGGAGGCCCTGGCCGACACGGTCCGTCACCGCGACGGGCTCCAGCGGCTGCCGCTCGCCATCGGCATCGGCTCGGCGTGCTTCGTCAACGACGTCCAACCGTCCGAGCTGCGCGAGGCGATCTCCACCCTGCGGGAGATGGACTCCGACTCGCAGCTCACGCTGGAGGCCGCCCATGCGTGA
- a CDS encoding SDR family oxidoreductase, translating into MNERIAIVTGASSGIGKATAIALAEKGFDVGIGYNSNTEGARQVAAEVEAYGVRALPFRMELTNPPAAADAVERAISELGGVDVFVNNAGVNRRASFLEETPEDWQRILTINTTGPFLCAQVAARRMVARGRGGRIVNVTSVHELVPILGGSSYCASKGALGLLTKVMALELAKYGISVNAISPGETATPMNGVPESRDAAEISRPAIPLGRPGRSREVAAIIAHLAGPDAAYITGITLTVDGGLLLMSAIPNQEYAGRS; encoded by the coding sequence ATGAACGAGCGTATCGCCATCGTGACCGGTGCCAGTTCCGGCATCGGCAAGGCCACCGCCATCGCCCTGGCCGAGAAGGGTTTCGACGTGGGGATCGGCTACAACTCGAACACCGAGGGAGCCCGGCAGGTCGCGGCGGAGGTGGAGGCCTACGGGGTGCGCGCCCTGCCCTTCCGCATGGAGCTGACGAATCCACCGGCCGCGGCGGACGCGGTGGAGCGGGCGATCAGCGAGCTGGGCGGCGTGGACGTCTTCGTGAACAACGCCGGCGTCAACCGACGTGCCTCGTTCCTCGAGGAGACGCCGGAGGACTGGCAACGCATCCTCACCATCAACACCACGGGCCCCTTCCTGTGCGCGCAGGTGGCGGCACGCCGCATGGTGGCGCGGGGGCGCGGTGGGCGCATCGTGAACGTGACGTCCGTGCACGAGCTGGTGCCCATCCTGGGAGGCTCCTCCTACTGCGCCTCCAAGGGCGCACTGGGCCTGCTCACCAAGGTGATGGCGCTGGAGCTGGCGAAGTACGGCATCTCCGTCAACGCGATCAGCCCGGGAGAGACGGCCACGCCGATGAACGGAGTCCCCGAGAGCCGTGACGCCGCGGAGATCTCCCGGCCCGCGATTCCCCTCGGCCGGCCCGGACGCTCCCGCGAGGTCGCGGCGATCATCGCCCACCTGGCGGGACCGGACGCCGCCTACATCACGGGCATCACCCTCACCGTCGACGGGGGCCTGCTGTTGATGAGCGCCATCCCCAACCAGGAGTACGCGGGCCGCTCTTGA